TGGCACTATCCAGGCAGTTCCCCAGACCATCACTGTCCTGCCAGCTCCTTTGACAACTGCAAAAATGCCCCAGCCCATCATCCAGACAGCTTTGCCTTGCCAGATACTGGGCCAGACAGGTCTGGTTTTAACTCCAGTGTCAAATGGTTCAACTGTTTCCTGTTCACCAATTACACTTGCTGTTGCCCCGAACCAGGGGCAAAAGAGGACAATACAGACCTTATCAAGTGCCCCTGAGGCCAAGCGTCCTCATGTAGTTCAGGTGCCTGAGATTCCTGCCAAGCTGACTGCAGTGCCACTGACACCAGCCAGCGAGCGAAAGAAGACAAAGGAGCAGATAGCAGAGCTGAAGGCCAGTTTCATGGCAAGCCAGTTTCCCAGTGATGCAGAAGTCTACCGACTGATCGAGGCAACGGGTCTTTCCAGGAGTGAGATCAAAAAGTGGTTCAGTGACCACAGGTACAGAAGTCAAAAGGGGGTTGTGCATATCACCGGCGATGCTTTAGGGAAAGATCAAGTAGCACCTTCAGCCGGTCGGCACAGCCGTTCATTTCACCCCTACACAGATTTTGCTCCTCAGAGATTCAAAGAGAAAACCCAAGAGCAGCTTAGGGCCCTTGAGGAGAGTTTCTTAAGATGCTCTTTTCCTACCCAAGGAGAACTGGACAGGCTTCGAGTGGAGACTAAGCTGAGTAGGAGGGAGATAGATTCGTGGTTCTCTGAGCGGAGAAAGATAAGAGACAGCATGGAGCAAGCTGTCTTGGATTCCATGGGAtcatacagaaaaattaaagaacagGGAACTCCCAATGGTGCAATAAGCCAGACAGAACTGCTGAGtagctcccagctccctggtgCTTTATCTGGGTCCTCCACCACATTTAAGAAAACCCAAGAGCAGATTCATCTACTGAAAAGCACATTTGCAAGGACTCAGTGGCCATCGCCCCAAGAGTATGACCAGTTAGCATCTCAGACTGGGCTGACAAGAACTGAAATAGTTCGCTGGTTCAAGGAAAATCGCTCTTCACTAAGAACAGGGTCACTTAAATGGATTGACCAGTACCAGCAGCAGCACGTTGTTGATGGTCATAATGAGCAAAGCCAGAAAAAGGGATCAAAGAATGTTGAGAGTCCAAAGAACAGTAACGAGGTGTCTCGGCAGCATTGCCAGGAgcataaaaaaatgaatgaggAGAATGGGGGGAAGTTAGTGGTGAGAGCAAAAAGAGACTGTGAGCCACTGAAAGAGTCTTTGTTGGGGAATCAAGCAGAGGGTACGGACAGGTTGGAGTGTAACAGCCATGACGGCCACGGTAGTGAAGAGAATGAGGAGCCGGCCGAGGTCAACTGGGTGGAGGTGACAGTGGGTGAGGATGATGCTGCATCGGACTGTACAGACAGCTGGAGCCAAACAGCAcctgaagtccaggcagagctggtggaCTTTGACTCTGAAAGTATATCTGGAGACAATTCCCACGTATAGACAGGTAATGCTGATGGTGCCCTGTTTCTCTGAGCCTGCATCTGTCTGGGCGTGCTTCCAGCATCCCGTAGCTCCTCTTCAGTATAAATCCCTGGACCCCACCCCTGCTGGATCCTTGTGCCTGCTGGATGCCTGAACACAAGGAACACCCATCCTGGTTGTAAATTAAAGCAACTGCATTATAGGGGAGGGGTTAGTGCTGTTTGCCTTATTTCTTGTCTCTTTATGAATCAAGTCCTGGGTAAGggatgtttgggtttggtttttttttaatgtcagtaaGTGATCTCCTTAAGCGTGTCCAGAGAACCACAAAAATTATCGGGACTGGAGCActtcccctgtgaagacaggatgaggaagttggggtttgttcagtctggagagaaggaggctccaaggtgacaTTATAGtgctttccaatacctgaagggagcctacaagaaagctggggtggggctttttacatgggtgttTAGTGAAAGAACAAGGGGCAaaggtttaaaacttgaagaggggagattcagattagatattaggaggaaactGTTTACTGTGTGGatggtgagacacaggaacGTGTtgcctggggaagctgtggctgccccctccctggaagtgttcagggccaggatggatgaggccttgagcaacctgatctagtgggaggtgtccctgcccatgcaggggatttgaactcaatgatctttaaggtcccttccaacccttgccattctatgattaaaaattaaactttctgCCTCTAAATGACCTGTATAGCCTCTGAAGGGCTTGATGTGAAACATACCAGTTAAGCCACATAAAGAAATAGTAGGAACAATATTTGATAATATCTCACTTGCTAACAGATCATTGATCTCCTATGCAGAGAGGCTGTGCCTGGTTTTGCACCTCAGGTCCTTCCTTTGCAGCATCCTGCCCTGCTCAGAATAAAAGGTTACTGGGGGAAGGgcccaggacacagctgcttttttatgtagcagc
This DNA window, taken from Calypte anna isolate BGI_N300 chromosome 2, bCalAnn1_v1.p, whole genome shotgun sequence, encodes the following:
- the ZHX2 gene encoding zinc fingers and homeoboxes protein 2 yields the protein MASKRKSTTPCMVRTSEVMEQEGTESAEASKEKGAGALQQDSKKNWPSESSVKDCEVVEAKPTAENQSKKPQGGYECKYCPYSTQNLNEFTEHVDTQHPNVILNPLYVCAECNFTTKKYDSLSDHNTKYHPGETNFKLKLIKRNNQTVLEQSIETTANDVTATSSGLENAECDDSVHGGLSGSKTSAMKLGKPKGETKKGPKKPEEGVTENHVDGTLPRIITEATEAIACINGDLLHDVLAHVMPSVQLPPNINLVPKVPVPLNSTKYNSALDTNATMINSFNKFPYPTQAELSWLTAASKHPEEQIRIWFATQRLKHGISWSPEEVEEARKKMFNGTIQAVPQTITVLPAPLTTAKMPQPIIQTALPCQILGQTGLVLTPVSNGSTVSCSPITLAVAPNQGQKRTIQTLSSAPEAKRPHVVQVPEIPAKLTAVPLTPASERKKTKEQIAELKASFMASQFPSDAEVYRLIEATGLSRSEIKKWFSDHRYRSQKGVVHITGDALGKDQVAPSAGRHSRSFHPYTDFAPQRFKEKTQEQLRALEESFLRCSFPTQGELDRLRVETKLSRREIDSWFSERRKIRDSMEQAVLDSMGSYRKIKEQGTPNGAISQTELLSSSQLPGALSGSSTTFKKTQEQIHLLKSTFARTQWPSPQEYDQLASQTGLTRTEIVRWFKENRSSLRTGSLKWIDQYQQQHVVDGHNEQSQKKGSKNVESPKNSNEVSRQHCQEHKKMNEENGGKLVVRAKRDCEPLKESLLGNQAEGTDRLECNSHDGHGSEENEEPAEVNWVEVTVGEDDAASDCTDSWSQTAPEVQAELVDFDSESISGDNSHV